GGGAACGGTTGGGCCAATGGGACCTGGCCATCGAGGACTTGCGGCAAGCGGTCCGGGAGAACCCGCTGGACGCAAACATCTCCAATTACCTCGCCTATTTGTTTGCCGATCGCGGTATCCATCTGGACGAAGCCGATACCCTCATTCGTCGGGCGTTGCAGGCGGATCCCGACAACCCAGCCTATCTGGACACCCGAGGCTGGTTGCGAATGCGCCAGGGCAGGTTCGCGGAGGCTCTGGAGGATGTGGAGCGCTCGATTTCGCTGGGCGAAGACGAACTCACCATTCTGGTTCACAAAGCGACCATCCTGGAACGCCTGAAGCGAAAATCGCAAGCGCGGGAATTGTGGAAGAAGGTGTTGGATCGTGATCCTGGGCATCCCGCCGCACGGCAGGGTTGGGAACAGACGAAATGAGGCCCAGCCACCGGCTGTTCGCTCCGATCGCCCTCACTTTGGCTGGCTGCGGATCCACACTCCAGTCCCCGGCTGGATTGGAAATGCTGCGGGGGATCACACCCACCGTCCCCACGGTCAAGGCTGTCCGCGTCCATCATCAGGCTGTTCTTGTCCACGGTGGGAAAACCCTCCGTTTCCAACTCTGGACGGTCACCGACTCTTCCTCGGGGCGCCTGGAGGCATCTGGACCTCTGGGGATCGGCTTGGCCACAGTCCTTTGGAACGACACCTCCTGGCAAGCGTCCCTACCTGGCCAAGCCACCCTCCTGCGGGGCAGAGAGCGCTCTCTCAACCTTCCCGTATTGAATCTCCGGGACATTTCTCCATCCCGAATCTTTTCCCCGTTCTTGGGCCGCTCTTGGTTACCTGACGGCCCTTATCGGACCATTTCAGCCCCCGACAACCAAACCATCATTCTCCCGCTGGGCCCATCCCCCACATGGACCTTGCTTTTGGACAATCGCACGGGCCTTCCGATACGCCGCCAAACACTCTGGCAGGGCACGGAAGTGGAAGCGATTTCCTTCATGAAGTGGCAGCAGCACCAAAAGATCCTGATCCCCGGGCGGTTGGTACGCACCACGGCCGATGGCCAGCGCCTGGAATTGGAATTGAAAGACTGGGACCCGTTGGATCAGCTTCCAGCGGGATGTCTACAGCTGAAAATCCCCCCCGGAACGGATACCATCACCGTAGGCACCGGGGAAAATGGCCGCAAATATTTCCAGATCAACCAGCAAGGCGCTGAACCTGAATCGCATCTGACGCCGCCAACGGACGCGCCTGATGCCGAATCAGAGGGCGAATGGGATGATGAATCCGGCGCTGACACTCTCGCACCGGTGCAAGAAGATACGCTGCGCGCAAAGCGGAAAAACCCTTGAAGGAACGATTTGCCGGATCCGCGAACCGGACATACCTTCAAGAGGAGGAGAGACATGCTTGACCTGACCAAAATCGAAGAGGGTGCCCGGATCCTGATCACCCTCCAGGGTGTCGCGAACCTGCGCTCGACTTCTGAACTCAAACGGATGTTGGCCGACGCCACCGAAGACACCGGCATTCGCCAGGTCGTTTTGGACATGAGCGGTGTGGAAATGCTCGACAGCGCCGTGTTGGGGATCCTGTTGGCTCACCACCAGAAGCTTCAGCGTCGCGGCGGCGAACTTGTGCTACTCTCCCCCAGCGATGAAATGACCGATCTGTTGGTCATGACCGATCTCGAGCAACTGATCCCGGTCTACGCCACCCGGGAATTGCTTCCCGCCGCCGTCGCCTGAGAGCCCGCGCGCTTGGCGCGCCAGCAGACTCCCCGATCAAGCCGCCTGATCGACCGCTTCGTTGGCCAAGTGGGTGGAAAGCGTTTCGATCCGCTGGAAGTCCTCGTCCGTATCCAAATGCAGCGCCTGAATCCGTCGGACTTCGTCCATGTTCTGCAGGAAACAGTCCACCAGGTCTGGATCGAAATGCTTGCCTTTCTGCTCGACCAGATATTCCAGCACTTTGTCTTCGGGCCAGGCTTCCTTGTAGCAACGCCGACTGGCGAGGGCATCGAACACATCCGCGACAGCGGCGATGCGTCCTTCCAGCGGAATGCGGCGCCCCGATAATTTCTGGGGATAGCCCGTTCCATCCCATTTTTCATGGTGAGTCAAAGCCAAAACAGACGCCTGGTGCACCACCGGCACGTCGGAGCCTTCGAGAATCCGCGCTCCGATCAGGCAGTGACTCTCCATGATCGTGCGTTCTTCCGGGGTCAGAGGTCCTGGCTTGTGGAGGATCCGGTCGGGAATCCCGAGTTTGCCCACATCGTGCATCGGGGCGGAGTGATGGATATTGGCCACTTCCAGTCGCGACAGCCCCATTCCGGTGGCGATGATACGCGCATAATGGCTCATGCGCCGGATGTGATTGGAGGTTTCCTTGTCCCGGTATTCGGCCGCTCCGGAGAGCCGAAACAGCGTTTCCTGATGGGATCGACGAAGTTTTTCATCCAATTGGGCATTTTGGATGGAAACACCGGCTTGCGCCGCGAAAGCGGATAGGAGCATTTCATCATCCGGGGCGAACGGAACGGGTTTACCCTCCGCGTCCAGCGAATTGAGGATCTGGAGCACGCCCACGCAACCACCGGTCCGACCATGCATGGGCACCGTGAGTTGGGAGACCGATTTGTATCCGGTACGGCGGTCGAGCTCTGGATTGTGTCGGAAAGGAAAGTCCGAAGGCAAGGAGTAGAGGTCCGGGATGTTCATGGCCTTGCCGGTCAGGGCGCAGGTTCCCGCCATGGAAGACGTCGAGATCGGAATGACGAGCCTCTCGAAAAAATCCAACATCCGCTCCCTTCCGATCTCCTTTTCCAGGCTGCGGTTTCTGGTGATGTGGAATTCCAGCATGGAATCGCGCACCAGGTAGAGCGTGCCGCCATCCGCACCGCAGATATCCATCGCCTCCTCGACGATCATTTCGAGAAGTTCGTCCAGCTCGCGGACGGAATACAGAGCGATGCCGATGCGCACGAGACCGGCGAGCTTTTCGTGAAGTGGGAGTCCTCGCATGGAAGTAAGATCGTACCATTCCAATGCCACACATGGGTAGCCATGTCGGGAAGGCATGGGAATCATGCGCACGCTCGCATTGCCCGCACCCTCCTTCGGGGGCTAAGTTCCCTTCTGTGCCGGGCATGTGCGCGGCGGTGCGATGGAGGATCCTAGTGGACAATGCAGGCAAGACTCTCTACGACAAGGTGTTCGACGCCCATGTCGTGCGACGTTTGAGCTCCGGTCAATACCAGTTGTTCATCGGACTGCACATGATCCACGAGGTGACCAGCCCCCAGGCGTTCGAGATGCTCCGCGACCGGAATCTGTCCGTTCCGTTCCCGGGACGCACCGTCGCGACGGTCGACCACATCGTTCCCACCGAAGACCAGAGCCGCCCCTACAAGGACGACCTGGCCGAGCAGATGATGAAGGCGATCGAGACCAACTGCAAGCAGTTCGGGATCCGCCTGTACC
This DNA window, taken from Fibrobacterota bacterium, encodes the following:
- a CDS encoding STAS domain-containing protein; the encoded protein is MLDLTKIEEGARILITLQGVANLRSTSELKRMLADATEDTGIRQVVLDMSGVEMLDSAVLGILLAHHQKLQRRGGELVLLSPSDEMTDLLVMTDLEQLIPVYATRELLPAAVA
- a CDS encoding GAF domain-containing protein; its protein translation is MRGLPLHEKLAGLVRIGIALYSVRELDELLEMIVEEAMDICGADGGTLYLVRDSMLEFHITRNRSLEKEIGRERMLDFFERLVIPISTSSMAGTCALTGKAMNIPDLYSLPSDFPFRHNPELDRRTGYKSVSQLTVPMHGRTGGCVGVLQILNSLDAEGKPVPFAPDDEMLLSAFAAQAGVSIQNAQLDEKLRRSHQETLFRLSGAAEYRDKETSNHIRRMSHYARIIATGMGLSRLEVANIHHSAPMHDVGKLGIPDRILHKPGPLTPEERTIMESHCLIGARILEGSDVPVVHQASVLALTHHEKWDGTGYPQKLSGRRIPLEGRIAAVADVFDALASRRCYKEAWPEDKVLEYLVEQKGKHFDPDLVDCFLQNMDEVRRIQALHLDTDEDFQRIETLSTHLANEAVDQAA